A region from the Brevibacterium paucivorans genome encodes:
- a CDS encoding type I restriction endonuclease subunit R, translated as MTSSRAAALKYKMAIDAYVEKHNYPLGTLVALSGSLTAEQIDDFVPGVQEPYTETNMNPDLRGRGIPQAFAGDQFQVLIVANKYQTGFDQPLLFAMYVDKRLDGIEAVQTLSRLNRTLPSRGKDNMYILDFVNDTDTILDALLPYYRTAEIIETTDPDLVHDLARKLEIAGIYTKDDVDAFAQAFIIEKKHGKHTAPLKQAADRFNDHYVAALADNTKAEIDELDLFRKDVGSFVRLYDFLSQVVDYQDTDLENLALFLRLLRPRLTGRKTPEELDFNNIELTLIKQTRQSEGAISLGGDGEKLNPMGVGGGRSRDPHLVAWEETLNNINSLFEDEEFDPGSVESWGQGVVTILVQNEEIKDQVNANTKEQFRESQTIETAVTNAVLDHQDSQQNIMEKFFESAHRKGQIIKEISDLVYWELRHQAEKDTQPQDDEEDDVDQE; from the coding sequence GTGACCTCGAGCCGAGCCGCTGCGCTGAAGTACAAGATGGCAATCGATGCTTATGTTGAGAAACACAATTACCCATTGGGAACCTTGGTGGCGCTCTCCGGAAGCTTAACCGCTGAGCAGATTGATGATTTCGTGCCCGGAGTGCAGGAGCCATATACAGAAACGAACATGAACCCTGACCTGCGCGGGCGCGGGATTCCACAGGCGTTCGCGGGCGATCAGTTCCAGGTTCTGATTGTTGCCAACAAGTACCAGACGGGCTTTGATCAGCCGTTGCTGTTCGCGATGTACGTGGACAAACGCCTTGACGGGATCGAAGCGGTCCAGACGCTTTCCCGTCTGAACCGTACCCTGCCGTCGAGGGGTAAAGACAACATGTACATTCTTGACTTCGTCAACGACACGGACACGATCCTCGACGCACTCCTGCCGTACTACCGCACTGCCGAAATCATTGAAACTACCGACCCAGACCTCGTGCATGACCTTGCGCGGAAGCTTGAAATTGCCGGGATCTATACGAAGGATGACGTGGATGCCTTCGCGCAGGCATTCATCATCGAGAAGAAGCACGGTAAGCACACTGCACCGCTGAAGCAAGCCGCTGATCGGTTCAATGACCACTACGTCGCAGCCTTGGCCGACAACACAAAGGCCGAGATTGACGAGCTTGACCTCTTCCGCAAGGACGTTGGCTCATTCGTGCGCCTCTACGATTTCCTGTCTCAGGTTGTCGACTATCAGGACACCGACCTCGAGAACCTCGCCCTGTTCCTCCGGCTACTACGACCGCGACTTACTGGTCGCAAGACTCCAGAAGAGCTGGACTTTAACAACATCGAGCTCACCCTCATCAAGCAGACGCGCCAGAGCGAAGGAGCTATTTCACTCGGCGGCGACGGCGAGAAGCTCAACCCGATGGGAGTTGGCGGTGGACGTTCGCGCGACCCGCACCTGGTGGCCTGGGAAGAAACCCTGAACAACATCAATTCCCTGTTTGAGGACGAAGAGTTTGACCCTGGTTCAGTGGAGTCTTGGGGACAGGGCGTCGTCACGATTCTGGTTCAGAATGAAGAGATTAAGGATCAGGTCAACGCAAACACCAAGGAGCAGTTTCGTGAGTCGCAGACGATCGAAACTGCCGTCACGAATGCGGTGCTCGATCACCAGGACTCCCAGCAAAACATCATGGAGAAGTTCTTCGAAAGCGCTCATCGTAAGGGCCAGATCATTAAAGAGATCTCCGACCTTGTTTACTGGGAGCTTCGCCACCAGGCTGAGAAGGATACACAGCCTCAAGACGATGAAGAGGATGACGTCGACCAGGAGTAG
- a CDS encoding MFS transporter gives MRASDTRIRNGSSKTRLSERRFLLLLALYASQYFGIGFLMTGATAILREKGVALESMAAVSALGMLWAVKFLWAPVVDRFGRNRAGGHYRSWLLVLQPLLACVLAVIACLPDVRAQFGVFLLLAAVYILLSATQDVAADALAISSIRSDERGFANGVQVAGSYIGLIVGGGLTTVIYGWAGWFAALATLAVLTLLPTLLIAVSPEPPASAEAWAARISVNTIWTVVRQRGAGIWMLLVVPITWMGLTAGYSLITPSLIDQGWSAEETATLTTLLAGVCGTAAALGTGVLIQRFGRERVLLVGCALAVIGMVAFLPVISGVASTVYIVAVTIVFFLGYTAGSIIVYSINMDYSRPGSAGSDYTTLASFAMLVSFGAGAVSLSVAGQLGYVSVFVGSSILYAIGAALTVWHQRRYRTQTLNHGAGRAVLPVESAAAGPESVVSTALSATAPDRKERER, from the coding sequence GTGCGCGCCTCTGACACACGAATCCGCAACGGATCCTCGAAAACCCGGCTCAGCGAACGGCGCTTCCTGCTGCTTCTTGCGCTGTATGCCTCCCAGTACTTCGGCATCGGGTTCCTCATGACCGGCGCTACGGCTATCCTCCGCGAGAAAGGGGTCGCACTCGAATCGATGGCAGCCGTGAGTGCCCTGGGGATGCTCTGGGCGGTGAAGTTCCTGTGGGCACCAGTGGTCGACCGATTCGGCCGCAACCGGGCCGGGGGCCACTACCGCAGCTGGCTGCTCGTTCTTCAGCCGCTTCTCGCCTGCGTCCTTGCGGTCATCGCCTGCCTGCCGGATGTGCGCGCACAGTTCGGGGTCTTCCTGCTGCTGGCCGCCGTCTACATCCTCCTCTCGGCGACGCAGGACGTAGCGGCCGATGCCTTGGCGATCTCTTCGATCCGCAGTGATGAACGCGGATTCGCCAACGGCGTCCAGGTTGCCGGGAGCTACATCGGCCTCATCGTCGGAGGCGGACTCACGACCGTGATCTACGGGTGGGCCGGCTGGTTCGCCGCCCTCGCGACTCTTGCTGTGCTCACCCTCCTGCCGACGCTGCTGATCGCCGTGAGCCCTGAACCCCCAGCCAGCGCCGAGGCGTGGGCCGCGCGGATCTCGGTGAACACCATCTGGACGGTGGTGCGCCAGCGGGGCGCGGGGATCTGGATGCTGCTTGTGGTGCCGATAACGTGGATGGGCCTCACTGCAGGCTACAGTCTCATCACCCCGAGCCTCATCGACCAAGGTTGGAGCGCCGAAGAGACAGCCACCCTGACTACGCTGCTCGCTGGTGTCTGCGGGACAGCTGCCGCCCTCGGCACAGGGGTGCTGATCCAGCGCTTCGGCAGGGAGCGCGTCCTGCTGGTCGGCTGTGCACTGGCGGTTATCGGAATGGTCGCGTTCCTCCCCGTCATCTCGGGTGTAGCATCCACGGTCTACATCGTCGCGGTGACGATCGTGTTCTTCCTCGGCTACACCGCCGGCTCCATCATCGTGTACTCGATCAACATGGACTACTCGCGTCCGGGCAGCGCTGGGTCGGACTACACCACGCTCGCCTCGTTCGCCATGCTCGTGTCCTTCGGCGCTGGCGCGGTCTCCCTGTCTGTGGCCGGCCAGCTGGGCTACGTGTCGGTGTTCGTCGGTTCGAGCATCCTCTACGCCATCGGCGCGGCACTGACCGTGTGGCACCAGCGGCGATACCGGACGCAGACGCTCAACCACGGCGCCGGTCGCGCCGTGCTGCCGGTCGAGTCGGCCGCTGCGGGGCCCGAATCGGTCGTCAGCACCGCTCTCAGCGCGACTGCACCTGACCGGAAGGAACGTGAACGCTGA
- a CDS encoding siderophore-interacting protein encodes MSKRGNLLESTAKSTIRAVYSRSMALPPERDHCPQFSARVTAVTDLTPAFRRVTITAPEISDVALMGPDEYVGLFMPPSGQGLQMPDYAGLNPRSTLSRIPEASRPDLRWYTVREHRAALAEIDIDIVSRGHDGPGARWITRVKPGDPVGLRFQTAPYGSAPDVGHHVLIADETGLPGVLEILSAHKSDPELRFSAIVEVPSEDHVLPGTREAGIAVVCRGGDDPGSALAAELGQQQLGRIDYGWVCAEAKTAALGRRFLVKECDVPRRQVMSSGFWKVGRARL; translated from the coding sequence ATGTCCAAACGAGGCAATCTGCTTGAGAGCACCGCGAAGTCGACGATCCGTGCGGTCTACTCGCGGTCCATGGCGCTGCCACCGGAGCGCGACCACTGCCCCCAGTTCTCCGCTCGCGTCACCGCCGTCACCGACCTGACGCCGGCGTTCCGCCGCGTCACGATCACAGCCCCGGAGATCTCAGACGTGGCGCTGATGGGTCCGGATGAGTATGTGGGTCTCTTCATGCCGCCGTCCGGGCAGGGCCTCCAGATGCCCGACTACGCAGGTCTCAACCCACGATCGACTCTCTCGCGCATTCCGGAGGCCTCCCGCCCCGATCTGCGGTGGTACACAGTGCGCGAACATCGCGCGGCGCTCGCTGAGATCGACATCGACATCGTCAGCCGCGGACACGACGGTCCCGGCGCCCGCTGGATCACACGGGTGAAACCTGGCGATCCGGTCGGCCTGCGCTTTCAGACCGCGCCTTACGGCAGTGCTCCCGATGTCGGGCACCACGTGCTGATCGCCGATGAGACCGGTCTTCCCGGTGTGCTCGAAATCCTCTCCGCTCACAAATCGGACCCCGAGCTACGCTTCAGTGCGATCGTCGAGGTGCCGAGCGAGGACCATGTCCTGCCGGGTACGCGCGAAGCCGGCATCGCCGTCGTGTGCCGCGGTGGAGACGACCCCGGTTCTGCGCTCGCCGCTGAACTCGGCCAGCAGCAGTTGGGCAGGATTGACTACGGATGGGTGTGTGCCGAGGCCAAGACTGCCGCGCTCGGACGGCGCTTCCTGGTCAAGGAATGCGATGTCCCCCGCCGTCAGGTGATGAGCTCGGGCTTCTGGAAGGTTGGTCGTGCGCGCCTCTGA